The Megalobrama amblycephala isolate DHTTF-2021 linkage group LG7, ASM1881202v1, whole genome shotgun sequence genome window below encodes:
- the lipt1 gene encoding lipoyltransferase 1, mitochondrial: MILRLSNRACVLSGSARLKSTLSTYFDETGKAGIILKSASAGIYKNLALEDWIHDHVDLQNRSVLLLWRNSPVVVIGRHQNPWQECNLPLMRRLGIPLARRRSGGGTVFHDFGNINMTFFTSKKKYDRPRNLKVITSALKALRPDLDVAATDRFDILLNGHYKISGTAAKIGRSSAYHHCTLLCSVDRSVLSSVLKSNASEAIKSNATPSVPSPVKNLSDVDPTLDSDTIMEAIASWYNNEFGFDSPVITVDPTHEALMPGIHKMTQDIQMWEWIYGKTPKFSVCTSLVIDDVDIKLDMDIKNGTVEQCAVEIPEDWLPPEMVKELTSTLHGSRYCPEEAAVLVAAFMRTRSVTADVAEKIHRLCEGVLSVM; the protein is encoded by the coding sequence ATGATTTTGAGACTGTCAAACAGGGCATGTGTCCTCTCTGGGTCAGCTCGACTCAAAAGCACTTTGTCAACCTACTTCGATGAGACGGGAAAAGCGGGTATCATCCTTAAATCTGCGTCAGCTGGCATATATAAGAACCTGGCCTTAGAAGACTGGATTCACGATCACGTGGATCTGCAAAACAGAAGCGTATTGTTATTGTGGAGAAATTCCCCTGTGGTGGTCATTGGCAGACATCAAAACCCCTGGCAGGAGTGTAACCTTCCCTTGATGAGGCGCTTGGGGATCCCGCTAGCGAGACGTCGCAGTGGAGGAGGGACGGTTTTCCATGATTTTGGGAACATCAACATGACCTTCTTCACCTCCAAGAAGAAATATGACCGTCCCAGAAATCTCAAAGTCATTACTAGTGCATTGAAAGCTCTGAGACCAGATCTAGATGTTGCTGCGACAGACAGATTTGATATTTTGTTGAATGGGCATTACAAGATTTCAGGCACTGCTGCAAAAATAGGCAGAAGCTCAGCTTATCATCACTGTACGTTACTGTGTTCTGTGGATCGGTCAGTATTGTCCTCGGTTCTGAAGAGTAACGCTTCTGAAGCCATCAAGAGCAACGCTACCCCAAGCGTTCCTTCCCCTGTCAAGAACCTTTCGGATGTGGATCCCACTCTGGACTCCGACACTATCATGGAGGCTATTGCTTCCTGGTACAATAATGAATTTGGCTTTGACAGCCCGGTCATCACAGTTGACCCCACTCATGAAGCTCTTATGCCTGGCATTCATAAGATGACACAGGATATTCAGATGTGGGAGTGGATTTATGGCAAAACTCCCAAATTCAGTGTTTGCACGTCTTTAGTTATAGATGATGTTGATATTAAGCTTGACATGGACATCAAAAATGGTACTGTAGAACAATGTGCTGTGGAAATCCCTGAAGACTGGCTTCCTCCGGAGATGGTGAAGGAGTTAACGTCGACTCTCCACGGCAGCAGATACTGTCCCGAGGAAGCTGCAGTGCTGGTGGCGGCGTTCATGAGAACCCGTTCGGTGACCGCTGATGTTGCTGAGAAGATTCATAGATTGTGTGAAGGTGTGCTGTCAGTaatgtga